A genome region from Kosmotoga arenicorallina S304 includes the following:
- the glnA gene encoding type I glutamate--ammonia ligase, with protein sequence MKDIIEKYAHSVEFIDLKVVDIHGRLRHVTLPGNRLNETLFKEGVGFDASNFGFASVESSDMIMIPDPDTAFIDPFYDAKTLSLFCDVFLADTFEPFDQYPRNVLKNAIKKLEEVGVKDAMMAPELEFHIFESFGYNVDTNGSFYEVDVSEGFWNSREFSNRYIIDKKRGYHRTPPADSYSNFRNEVVKVMLEIGIPVKYHHHEVSSAQHEIELLFQKALKAADSIIIVKYIIQNIAEKHGLAVTFMPKPLYNEAGNGLHVHQFLIDQNKNNIFSGDEYSGLSQIALYYLAGILKHSLSGSLLAFTNPSTNSYKRLVPGFEAPVCATFAKANRSAAIRIPGYIKNPEKVRIEFRTMDASCNPYYSLSAILLAGINGIKQRFDPKEMGFGPLEKNIYEMADNEREKIRFFPTSLEAVLEGLIKDNEYLNEIFSKNLIVNWYTLKKREAEYVNSVPSPAEYQLYFDL encoded by the coding sequence GTGAAAGATATAATAGAGAAATATGCCCATAGTGTCGAATTCATTGACTTAAAGGTTGTAGACATCCACGGACGCTTAAGGCACGTTACCCTTCCCGGAAACCGCCTTAACGAAACTCTTTTCAAAGAAGGGGTCGGTTTTGATGCTTCGAATTTCGGTTTTGCTTCAGTTGAGTCTAGCGACATGATAATGATTCCCGACCCTGATACAGCTTTCATCGACCCTTTTTATGATGCGAAAACACTCTCCTTATTCTGCGATGTTTTTCTTGCGGATACTTTTGAACCCTTTGATCAATATCCGAGAAATGTATTGAAGAACGCAATTAAAAAACTCGAAGAAGTTGGCGTAAAAGATGCTATGATGGCACCGGAGTTAGAGTTCCATATATTTGAATCTTTTGGATATAATGTAGATACCAATGGTTCATTTTATGAAGTTGATGTTTCAGAAGGTTTCTGGAACAGCAGGGAATTCTCAAATCGGTATATTATAGATAAGAAAAGGGGATACCACAGAACACCGCCAGCCGATTCTTATTCCAATTTCAGAAACGAAGTTGTAAAAGTAATGCTGGAAATAGGTATCCCTGTTAAATATCACCACCACGAAGTTAGTTCAGCACAGCATGAAATAGAGCTTCTATTTCAAAAGGCTTTGAAAGCAGCTGACTCTATAATCATTGTAAAATACATAATCCAAAATATCGCAGAAAAGCATGGGCTAGCAGTTACTTTTATGCCCAAACCCCTTTACAACGAAGCCGGCAACGGATTACACGTTCATCAATTCCTGATAGATCAAAATAAAAACAACATCTTTTCTGGCGATGAATACAGTGGACTGAGCCAAATCGCACTTTACTATCTGGCAGGAATATTGAAGCATAGTCTTTCTGGCTCTCTATTGGCTTTCACAAATCCTTCAACAAATTCCTATAAGAGGCTTGTGCCAGGTTTTGAAGCTCCAGTTTGTGCTACCTTTGCGAAGGCAAACAGGAGCGCGGCAATAAGGATACCGGGATATATCAAGAATCCTGAAAAAGTCCGCATAGAGTTCAGAACTATGGATGCTTCCTGTAATCCTTATTATTCCCTTTCTGCCATTCTGCTGGCGGGAATTAATGGGATCAAACAGAGATTTGATCCCAAGGAAATGGGTTTTGGACCCCTTGAAAAAAACATCTATGAAATGGCCGATAACGAAAGAGAAAAAATCAGATTTTTCCCTACTAGCTTAGAAGCTGTTCTTGAAGGTCTAATCAAGGACAATGAATATCTAAACGAAATATTTAGTAAGAATTTGATTGTAAACTGGTATACTCTTAAGAAAAGGGAAGCAGAATATGTTAATAGTGTTCCTTCACCCGCAGAGTATCAGCTGTATTTTGATTTATAA
- the ppdK gene encoding pyruvate, phosphate dikinase: MSKKYVYFFGGSKAEGDATMKSLLGGKGANLAEMVKLGFPVPPGFTISTEVCKYYYDHGRKYPDDLKDQVVKAVEELEEVTGKKFGSPENPLLVSVRSGAAVSMPGMMDTILNLGLNNETVQGMINATGNPRFCYDAYRRFMQMFGDVVLGIEHSYFEEQLNAVKSKRGVKLDTDLTADDLKEVVQRYMDVYKNAGQEFPQDPWDQLWKAIDAVFGSWMNERAIKYRELNGIKEGELLGTAVNVVTMVFGNMGDDSGTGVAFTRDPNTGEKQFYGEYLPNAQGEDVVAGIRTPYPLTKLEEIMPDVYKQLLDIFVKLENHYRDMQDIEFTIEKGKLYLLQTRTGKRTPFAAVKIAVDLAEEGLISKEEAIMRVSPEHIETLLHPYFLPETKQNAKLLAKGIAASPGAASGVIIFDPSEAERLVKESSKDVILVRPETSPEDIAGMAAANGILTSTGGKTSHAAVVARGMGKACIVGCEAIEVEEEAELIRVNGREFAKGSWISIDGTTGEVFEGKLDSVKPQGLEGPLAKLLDWADEVKKLGVRTNADTPRDATVAREFGAQGIGLCRTEHMFFDEERIPAVRQMIVAKTLEQRQAALDKLLPMQKEDFKGLFKAMEGYPVTIRLLDPPLHEFLPKEEEDIKSLAEEMNISYDELKSTVEELHEFNPMMGHRGCRLAITYPEIAVMQTKAIIGAAIELLKEEGQTVIPEIMIPLVGHINELKYLKKIIVDTADAMIKEAGVELNYKVGTMIEIPRAALTADEIAKEAEFFSFGTNDLTQMTFGFSRDDYGKFVGDYVEKGILEVDPFQKLDRIGVGQLVKMGTERGRSTRPDLKVGICGEHGGEPSSVEFCHLVGLDYVSCSPYRVPVARLAAAQAFLKNK, encoded by the coding sequence ATGAGTAAGAAATACGTATATTTCTTTGGTGGCAGCAAAGCCGAAGGCGATGCCACTATGAAAAGTCTGCTTGGCGGAAAGGGCGCAAATCTTGCTGAGATGGTAAAACTCGGTTTTCCCGTCCCACCTGGTTTCACTATTTCAACGGAAGTTTGCAAATATTATTACGACCATGGGAGGAAATACCCGGACGATCTGAAAGACCAGGTTGTCAAGGCTGTTGAAGAACTTGAAGAAGTTACAGGAAAGAAATTTGGATCACCGGAAAATCCATTGCTTGTTTCGGTACGCTCTGGAGCGGCTGTTTCTATGCCTGGTATGATGGATACTATTCTGAACCTTGGTCTAAACAACGAAACTGTGCAGGGGATGATCAATGCAACCGGAAATCCTCGCTTCTGTTATGACGCTTATAGAAGATTTATGCAGATGTTCGGAGATGTTGTCCTGGGAATTGAACATTCTTATTTTGAAGAACAGCTGAATGCTGTTAAAAGCAAGCGAGGTGTAAAGCTCGATACTGATCTTACCGCTGACGACCTCAAAGAAGTTGTGCAGAGATACATGGATGTTTACAAGAATGCAGGTCAGGAATTCCCTCAAGACCCATGGGATCAGCTTTGGAAGGCAATAGATGCCGTATTTGGAAGCTGGATGAATGAAAGGGCTATTAAGTATAGAGAATTAAACGGCATAAAAGAAGGGGAACTTCTCGGAACAGCTGTTAACGTTGTTACCATGGTCTTTGGAAACATGGGTGATGACAGCGGAACAGGTGTTGCCTTTACGAGAGACCCCAATACAGGTGAAAAGCAATTCTACGGCGAATATCTGCCCAATGCACAGGGTGAAGATGTTGTTGCCGGTATCAGGACTCCATACCCTCTCACAAAACTTGAAGAGATTATGCCTGATGTTTACAAACAGCTTCTGGATATCTTTGTAAAACTCGAGAACCACTATCGGGATATGCAGGACATCGAGTTTACCATTGAAAAAGGCAAACTGTACCTTTTGCAGACAAGAACCGGAAAAAGAACTCCTTTTGCAGCGGTTAAAATAGCTGTTGATCTTGCAGAAGAAGGACTGATTTCAAAAGAAGAAGCAATCATGAGGGTCTCACCTGAACACATTGAAACTCTTCTGCATCCTTATTTCCTTCCTGAGACAAAGCAGAACGCTAAACTCCTCGCAAAAGGCATTGCTGCTTCACCAGGTGCAGCATCTGGTGTGATAATATTCGACCCATCTGAAGCAGAACGCCTTGTGAAAGAATCCAGCAAGGACGTTATTCTTGTAAGACCCGAAACCTCGCCTGAAGATATTGCCGGGATGGCTGCTGCAAATGGCATACTTACCTCTACTGGCGGTAAAACCTCTCATGCTGCTGTTGTTGCCAGAGGCATGGGAAAAGCCTGTATCGTTGGTTGTGAAGCAATAGAAGTTGAGGAGGAAGCCGAACTCATCAGAGTAAATGGCAGAGAATTTGCAAAAGGCTCCTGGATCAGCATAGACGGGACCACCGGAGAAGTTTTTGAAGGAAAATTGGATTCTGTCAAACCACAGGGTCTTGAAGGTCCTCTTGCGAAATTGCTTGACTGGGCCGACGAAGTCAAAAAACTTGGAGTCAGAACAAATGCTGATACTCCTCGTGACGCTACTGTTGCAAGAGAATTCGGCGCTCAGGGAATTGGCCTTTGTAGAACTGAACACATGTTCTTTGATGAGGAAAGAATTCCGGCTGTAAGACAAATGATAGTAGCCAAGACTCTTGAACAAAGGCAAGCCGCGCTTGATAAACTTCTTCCCATGCAGAAAGAAGACTTTAAGGGACTTTTCAAAGCCATGGAAGGGTATCCTGTTACAATAAGATTGCTCGACCCACCTCTGCATGAATTCCTTCCCAAGGAAGAAGAAGACATAAAGTCTCTTGCGGAAGAAATGAATATTTCTTATGATGAACTAAAAAGTACTGTTGAAGAACTGCATGAATTCAACCCCATGATGGGTCATAGAGGATGCCGACTTGCTATAACATACCCTGAAATTGCCGTTATGCAGACAAAAGCCATCATCGGCGCTGCTATCGAACTATTGAAAGAGGAAGGACAAACAGTCATTCCTGAAATCATGATTCCTCTTGTTGGTCATATCAATGAATTAAAATACCTGAAAAAGATAATAGTTGACACAGCAGATGCCATGATAAAAGAAGCGGGTGTGGAATTGAACTACAAAGTTGGTACTATGATTGAAATTCCCAGAGCCGCACTTACTGCTGACGAAATAGCAAAAGAGGCTGAATTCTTTAGCTTTGGTACCAATGACCTGACCCAGATGACTTTTGGATTCAGCAGGGACGACTATGGCAAATTTGTTGGAGACTATGTCGAAAAGGGTATTCTTGAAGTCGACCCATTCCAAAAGCTCGATAGAATTGGTGTTGGACAATTGGTTAAGATGGGAACAGAAAGAGGAAGATCAACCAGACCTGATTTGAAGGTGGGTATCTGTGGTGAACACGGAGGTGAACCTTCGTCAGTAGAATTCTGCCATCTGGTTGGACTCGATTATGTTAGCTGTTCACCATATAGAGTCCCTGTTGCAAGGCTTGCGGCAGCTCAGGCATTCTTGAAGAACAAGTGA
- a CDS encoding sodium ion-translocating decarboxylase subunit beta, with protein sequence MIDTLFNFLRTTGFSALGWENLVMFAIAGALFYVAIVKEAEPLLLIPIAFGIVMANIPHEVTGLFDEGTGLMWFIQRGLYLGIYPPLVFLGIGALTDFSFLLSNPKTLFLGAAAQVGIFISFITARFLGFSMPDAASIGIIGGADGPTSIYVASQYNSPYLAIIAIAAYSYIALIPIIQPPIMKLLTTKEERKIKMGMQLRHVSKLEKIVFPIVGTIIIALLVPKALPLIGMLMLGNILRENGLTQRLAEAASKYISDTAIILLCLSVGASADGKVFLQLQSLEIVGLGAMAFIAATASGIIFAKIMNLFSKKKVNPLIGAAGVSAVPDSARVAHKLAIEEDPSNFILMHAMGPNVAGVIGSAVVAGVFLSVIS encoded by the coding sequence ATGATTGATACGCTTTTTAACTTCCTTCGAACAACGGGGTTTTCTGCATTAGGTTGGGAAAATTTGGTGATGTTCGCAATAGCAGGTGCGCTTTTTTACGTCGCAATTGTGAAAGAAGCAGAACCGTTATTGTTAATTCCCATTGCTTTCGGGATAGTTATGGCTAATATTCCCCACGAAGTAACAGGACTATTCGATGAAGGCACAGGGCTTATGTGGTTTATACAGCGCGGTCTGTATCTCGGAATATATCCCCCTCTTGTATTTCTCGGAATAGGTGCTCTAACAGATTTTTCTTTTTTACTATCAAACCCAAAAACACTTTTTCTCGGTGCTGCTGCACAAGTGGGTATTTTCATTTCCTTCATTACCGCCAGGTTCTTAGGTTTTAGCATGCCCGATGCAGCTTCTATTGGCATCATAGGTGGAGCTGATGGCCCCACTTCAATATACGTTGCAAGTCAGTATAATTCACCCTACCTCGCAATTATTGCCATTGCCGCATACTCCTATATCGCATTGATCCCCATAATTCAACCTCCAATAATGAAATTACTGACCACAAAAGAAGAGAGAAAAATAAAAATGGGAATGCAGCTTAGGCATGTTTCAAAACTCGAAAAAATAGTCTTTCCTATTGTGGGCACTATAATAATTGCTCTTCTTGTACCTAAGGCTCTTCCACTAATTGGAATGCTGATGCTTGGAAATATTCTGAGGGAAAACGGCTTAACCCAGAGATTGGCAGAAGCCGCTTCCAAATACATTTCTGATACAGCAATCATTCTTTTGTGCCTATCGGTGGGTGCAAGCGCGGATGGAAAAGTATTTCTTCAATTACAGAGTCTTGAGATTGTAGGTCTTGGAGCAATGGCTTTTATTGCAGCTACAGCTTCTGGTATTATATTTGCGAAGATAATGAATCTGTTTTCAAAGAAAAAGGTAAATCCTTTGATTGGCGCAGCCGGGGTTTCAGCTGTCCCTGATTCAGCAAGAGTTGCTCATAAGCTTGCAATAGAAGAAGATCCATCGAACTTTATCCTTATGCACGCTATGGGTCCAAATGTTGCAGGCGTAATTGGCTCAGCCGTTGTTGCCGGTGTTTTCCTTTCAGTAATTTCATAA
- a CDS encoding 4Fe-4S dicluster domain-containing protein, which yields MAKKKFYVHINDSFCKKCGICYWICPTKTIVKGELGKPEVTDHDKCIGCLMCENACPDFAIDVVERKAVNENV from the coding sequence ATGGCAAAAAAGAAATTTTATGTCCATATTAATGACAGTTTCTGTAAAAAGTGTGGCATTTGTTATTGGATTTGCCCAACCAAGACTATTGTTAAAGGCGAATTGGGAAAACCCGAAGTTACTGATCACGATAAATGTATTGGTTGCTTGATGTGCGAGAATGCCTGTCCTGATTTTGCAATCGATGTCGTTGAGCGTAAGGCGGTGAACGAAAATGTCTAA
- a CDS encoding 2-oxoacid:acceptor oxidoreductase subunit alpha, whose amino-acid sequence MSKFVLLQGDEACALGAIKAGCRFFAGYPITPATEIAETMAKELPKVGGTFIQMEDEIASAAAIVGASLAGEKAMTATSGPGFSLMQEVIGYASMVEAPTVFVNVQRGDPSTGMPTKIAQGDIMQSRWGTHGDHPVIAIYPSTVEEVYRYIVTAFNYAEHYRTPVVFLMDEVLGHMRESLYLPPDSELKSLPRAGESVLEDDDIFQPFIGDDQMLAAPLIKMGKSRFHVSGLVHDESGFPVGAAVDANRLLRRLDHKIRLHADEINICDEYMTEDAEILIVAYGSVARSALRAVKIAREDKINVGLFRPITIWPFPATRLRQLLKKTSAVIVVEMNLGQIVYEVSRLNRRGTKLELLSKVNGELVTPQEILDTIAKVKSEVLDL is encoded by the coding sequence ATGTCTAAATTTGTGCTTTTGCAGGGCGATGAAGCTTGCGCACTTGGAGCAATAAAAGCTGGATGTCGCTTCTTTGCAGGCTATCCCATCACCCCCGCTACAGAAATTGCAGAAACAATGGCAAAAGAATTACCAAAAGTTGGTGGAACCTTCATTCAAATGGAAGATGAAATTGCCAGTGCCGCTGCAATTGTTGGAGCGTCTTTAGCTGGCGAAAAAGCGATGACTGCAACAAGTGGCCCGGGTTTTAGCTTAATGCAGGAAGTAATTGGATATGCGTCGATGGTGGAAGCCCCAACTGTTTTTGTTAACGTTCAGCGTGGAGACCCCTCAACCGGAATGCCAACTAAAATCGCCCAGGGTGATATCATGCAATCCCGATGGGGAACTCATGGCGATCATCCTGTAATTGCTATATACCCATCAACTGTTGAAGAGGTATACCGCTATATAGTCACTGCGTTCAATTATGCAGAACATTACCGTACACCTGTTGTCTTTCTTATGGATGAAGTGTTAGGTCACATGAGAGAAAGCCTTTATTTGCCACCAGATTCAGAGCTAAAATCTTTGCCAAGAGCCGGGGAATCAGTTCTTGAAGATGATGACATCTTTCAACCATTTATCGGCGATGACCAGATGTTAGCTGCCCCTTTGATAAAAATGGGAAAGAGTAGATTTCACGTTTCCGGGTTGGTTCATGATGAATCTGGCTTTCCAGTTGGGGCAGCTGTTGACGCAAATAGATTGCTGCGAAGGCTGGATCACAAAATACGCCTTCACGCAGATGAAATTAACATATGTGATGAATATATGACCGAAGATGCCGAGATATTGATTGTAGCTTATGGTTCTGTCGCGAGAAGCGCATTAAGAGCTGTTAAGATTGCGCGAGAGGACAAGATAAACGTTGGCCTGTTTCGTCCTATAACCATATGGCCATTTCCTGCAACAAGGCTCAGGCAACTGTTGAAAAAAACGAGCGCTGTAATAGTTGTTGAAATGAATTTGGGCCAGATAGTTTATGAAGTTTCAAGATTAAATCGCCGTGGCACAAAGCTGGAACTTCTAAGCAAAGTCAATGGAGAGCTTGTCACTCCGCAGGAAATACTCGACACAATTGCAAAGGTAAAATCTGAGGTACTTGACCTTTGA
- a CDS encoding stage V sporulation protein S produces the protein MEILKVSSKSNPNKVAGAIAGVLSKDNQVELQAIGAGAVNQAVKASAIASRFLKERGVEIYLIPGFVEISINDETRTGITLKIVAGKREEVEPQEVTESEA, from the coding sequence ATGGAAATATTGAAAGTCAGTTCAAAATCAAACCCTAACAAAGTTGCAGGTGCTATTGCAGGCGTTTTATCAAAGGATAACCAGGTTGAGCTCCAGGCAATAGGAGCAGGGGCAGTCAATCAGGCTGTTAAGGCTAGTGCTATTGCATCAAGATTTCTGAAAGAGAGAGGTGTGGAGATTTATTTAATTCCCGGCTTTGTGGAAATTTCGATTAACGACGAAACAAGAACGGGAATTACTCTGAAAATTGTTGCTGGAAAAAGAGAGGAAGTAGAACCCCAGGAGGTTACTGAATCCGAAGCTTGA
- a CDS encoding DUF1385 domain-containing protein, with the protein MKKLNVGGQAVIEGVMMKGKRTVVAVRDNDGKIITKEIEGAVKNPALFSIWFFRGLLALYEALVIGTKALGFSAEVTGEGEMTKKDIIITFLIAFAFAIGMFALGPLVIAQLLVSKSNPGIFALVEGIIRAAFFITYVWVISLFKDIKRVFEYHGAEHKAVYTFENNEDLTVENARKHTTLHPRCGTSFLILTLFFAIVVFAILGYWTSLNFMWKIISRIVFVPIIASLTYEFQRLTAKIIDTKLGKALASPGLLFQKITTREPSDDQLEVALVALKESLKEK; encoded by the coding sequence ATGAAAAAACTCAATGTTGGTGGACAGGCAGTCATCGAAGGTGTGATGATGAAGGGTAAGCGTACGGTCGTGGCTGTACGTGATAATGATGGAAAAATAATCACTAAAGAGATAGAGGGGGCCGTGAAAAATCCGGCCCTATTTTCTATCTGGTTCTTCAGAGGGCTTTTAGCTCTTTATGAAGCTCTTGTTATTGGAACAAAGGCTCTGGGTTTTTCAGCCGAAGTAACCGGTGAAGGCGAAATGACGAAAAAAGATATAATAATTACTTTCTTGATAGCTTTCGCTTTTGCAATAGGTATGTTTGCGCTCGGGCCTTTGGTTATCGCACAATTACTGGTATCAAAAAGCAACCCCGGCATATTCGCTCTTGTTGAAGGCATTATAAGAGCGGCATTTTTTATAACTTATGTCTGGGTTATTTCGCTGTTTAAGGACATCAAACGTGTTTTTGAATATCATGGTGCTGAACATAAAGCGGTTTATACTTTTGAAAACAACGAAGATTTAACCGTGGAAAATGCAAGAAAACACACAACTTTGCATCCGCGCTGCGGCACCAGCTTTTTGATTTTGACATTGTTTTTTGCAATTGTAGTATTTGCTATTCTCGGTTACTGGACAAGCCTTAATTTCATGTGGAAAATAATATCAAGGATTGTATTCGTACCCATTATTGCTTCATTGACTTATGAATTTCAAAGGCTCACGGCGAAAATAATAGACACTAAATTAGGGAAGGCATTGGCCTCTCCCGGGTTGCTTTTTCAGAAAATTACCACAAGAGAACCTTCAGATGACCAGTTAGAAGTTGCGCTCGTTGCTTTGAAAGAGTCGCTGAAAGAAAAGTAA
- a CDS encoding HD domain-containing protein, which produces MYFKVSRDPIYTEIYLYPLEILFMDTKPVQRLRFLSQLAGAETVYPGASHTRLSHSMGTMHIAGMYARHLFPDNLEKERILRLAGLLHDIGHGPYSHQFDDAVFSKAGFEHGHDTYRKRILLEYYPDILQKHYENIKDEKLKAAINTELEAIIGEKVEFSEAVEELLERINEVFEGELEGSLDFNIIQGPLGADRLDFVLRDSYFAGTRYFGTGSPERIIRGAMVIDKNKLAYSLKVIDDIYTTLFSRFMMYKNVYFHKTARAADLMIQDILRFSYNPLNLPERLEKIVDFLQLTDNMLLDEVELRFNELIKKLAAKMKDNERKVKNHLLSRELDSELAPNEKELLQAYINVERFRERNLWKLIMEISFSTTGVDPSVVSGSVAQDALSKMKLKLEEAREKAENADKKILLELLTDFDDLFRIDTPYKLSLAHPDEFLSSNVYLFDDKLGDILNFEQFEKRYPAYHLISNNLIQIVRIYCVKDIRWLLRKYEIVPEVSRIDITTRW; this is translated from the coding sequence ATGTATTTCAAGGTTTCGAGGGATCCCATTTACACGGAAATATACCTTTATCCACTTGAAATACTTTTCATGGATACTAAACCGGTCCAAAGGCTTAGATTTTTGTCGCAACTTGCAGGGGCAGAAACAGTATACCCGGGGGCTTCGCATACGCGATTATCACATTCTATGGGCACTATGCACATAGCGGGCATGTATGCAAGACACCTTTTTCCGGATAATCTTGAAAAGGAAAGAATTTTGAGATTGGCAGGATTACTGCATGATATTGGTCATGGCCCATATAGCCACCAATTTGATGACGCTGTTTTTTCAAAAGCAGGCTTTGAGCATGGGCACGACACTTACCGAAAGCGCATCCTGCTCGAATATTATCCGGATATTTTACAAAAGCACTACGAAAACATCAAGGATGAAAAATTGAAAGCGGCTATAAATACAGAACTCGAAGCAATAATTGGTGAAAAAGTTGAATTTTCAGAGGCTGTGGAAGAGCTCCTTGAGAGAATAAATGAGGTCTTTGAGGGAGAGTTAGAAGGAAGTTTGGATTTCAATATCATTCAGGGGCCATTAGGGGCTGACAGACTGGATTTCGTACTGAGAGATTCCTATTTCGCCGGAACAAGGTATTTTGGGACGGGCTCACCTGAAAGAATTATAAGAGGCGCTATGGTAATAGATAAAAACAAGCTTGCTTACAGCCTTAAAGTAATTGATGATATATACACTACGCTTTTTTCGAGATTCATGATGTACAAAAATGTGTATTTCCATAAAACCGCAAGAGCTGCTGACCTGATGATACAGGATATTCTCAGGTTTTCCTACAATCCCCTAAATTTGCCAGAACGCCTTGAAAAGATTGTCGATTTTCTGCAGTTGACAGACAATATGCTTCTTGATGAGGTAGAGCTTCGATTTAATGAATTAATAAAAAAGTTAGCTGCCAAAATGAAAGATAATGAAAGAAAAGTAAAGAATCATCTTCTTTCAAGAGAATTAGATTCTGAACTTGCCCCGAATGAAAAAGAGCTACTTCAGGCATATATCAATGTTGAAAGGTTTAGGGAAAGGAATCTCTGGAAGTTGATTATGGAAATTTCTTTCTCAACAACAGGAGTAGATCCATCAGTTGTTAGTGGTTCGGTTGCTCAGGATGCGTTATCCAAAATGAAGTTAAAACTCGAAGAAGCCAGAGAAAAGGCTGAAAACGCTGATAAAAAGATCTTATTGGAGCTTTTGACAGATTTTGATGATCTGTTCAGAATCGATACACCATATAAACTCTCACTAGCCCATCCCGATGAATTTCTCAGCAGTAATGTCTATTTGTTTGATGACAAACTGGGAGACATCCTGAACTTTGAACAGTTTGAAAAGCGCTATCCAGCTTATCACCTTATCAGTAACAACTTGATACAAATTGTGAGAATCTATTGTGTAAAAGATATACGCTGGCTGCTTCGGAAATATGAAATTGTACCTGAAGTAAGCCGAATAGATATAACAACTCGATGGTAA